Proteins encoded within one genomic window of Bacteroides sedimenti:
- the clpX gene encoding ATP-dependent Clp protease ATP-binding subunit ClpX, which produces MEDSKSSKNKKRCSFCGRTESEVAFLITGMSGYICDSCATQAYEITQEAIGTSKQSTSGKPLNLKELPKPIDIKKFLDQYVIGQDDAKRYLSVSVYNHYKRLLQKDSGDDVEIEKSNIIMVGSTGTGKTLLARTIAKLLHVPFTIVDATVLTEAGYVGEDIESILTRLLQVADYDVAEAERGIVFIDEIDKIARKGDNPSITRDVSGEGVQQGLLKLLEGAVVNVPPQGGRKHPDQKMIPVNTKNILFICGGAFDGIEKKIAQRLNTHVVGYSAAKATAVVDKKNMMQYISPQDLKSFGLIPEIIGRLPVLTYLNPLDRNALRAILTEPKNSIIKQYIKLFEMDSIKLTFEEQVYDYIVDKAVEYKLGARGLRSIVETIITDVMFEIPSQGITEYNVTLEYAKQQLEKANIARLQTA; this is translated from the coding sequence TTGGAAGATTCAAAATCATCAAAAAACAAAAAGAGATGTAGCTTTTGTGGACGCACTGAAAGTGAAGTCGCTTTCTTGATTACGGGGATGAGTGGCTACATCTGTGACAGTTGCGCCACACAAGCTTACGAAATCACTCAGGAGGCTATTGGCACAAGTAAACAATCAACATCCGGGAAACCTTTAAATCTTAAGGAACTACCTAAACCTATTGATATTAAAAAATTCTTGGATCAGTATGTAATAGGCCAGGACGATGCTAAGCGTTATTTGTCTGTGTCGGTCTATAACCACTATAAACGCCTGTTACAAAAAGATAGCGGTGATGATGTAGAGATTGAAAAATCAAATATTATCATGGTAGGAAGCACCGGTACCGGCAAAACTCTGTTAGCAAGGACTATAGCTAAGTTGTTGCATGTGCCTTTCACAATTGTTGATGCTACTGTCTTAACGGAAGCTGGTTATGTAGGTGAGGATATTGAGAGCATCCTTACTCGTTTGTTGCAAGTGGCCGATTATGATGTTGCAGAAGCAGAAAGAGGTATTGTCTTTATCGACGAAATAGATAAAATTGCCCGAAAAGGAGATAATCCTTCTATTACACGTGATGTAAGTGGAGAGGGAGTTCAGCAGGGATTATTGAAATTGCTGGAAGGAGCAGTTGTGAATGTCCCTCCTCAGGGAGGTCGTAAACACCCGGACCAAAAAATGATTCCGGTAAATACCAAGAATATTCTCTTTATATGTGGAGGTGCATTCGATGGTATTGAGAAGAAGATTGCACAGCGTCTTAATACCCATGTAGTTGGATATAGTGCTGCAAAAGCAACTGCGGTCGTTGATAAGAAAAACATGATGCAGTATATCTCTCCTCAGGATCTGAAATCCTTTGGATTAATTCCAGAGATTATTGGTCGTCTGCCTGTGCTTACATACCTGAATCCTCTGGATAGAAATGCTTTGCGAGCTATTTTAACAGAGCCTAAAAATTCGATCATTAAGCAATATATCAAGCTCTTCGAAATGGATAGCATTAAGCTTACTTTTGAGGAGCAAGTTTATGATTATATAGTGGACAAGGCTGTTGAATATAAATTGGGTGCCCGTGGTTTGCGCTCTATTGTTGAGACGATAATTACGGATGTAATGTTTGAAATTCCCTCTCAGGGTATAACAGAGTATAATGTAACTCTCGAATATGCGAAACAGCAGTTGGAAAAAGCAAATATAGCTCGCTTGCAAACAGCTTAA
- the clpP gene encoding ATP-dependent Clp endopeptidase proteolytic subunit ClpP, whose amino-acid sequence MDDFRKYATKHLGINSMVLDGVIKSQNGYLNPYILEERQLNVTQLDVFSRLMMDRIIFLGTQIDDYAANTLQAQLLYLDSADPGKDISIYINSPGGSVYAGLGIYDTMQFVSSDIATICTGMAASMAAVLLVAGTDKKRSALTHSRVMIHQPMGGAQGQASDIEITAREIQKMKKELYTIIADHSKTDFDKVWQDSDRDYWMTAQEAKEYGMIDEVLSRKPAAL is encoded by the coding sequence ATGGACGATTTCAGAAAATATGCAACCAAGCACCTCGGAATAAACAGTATGGTGTTAGATGGAGTGATTAAATCACAAAATGGCTATTTGAATCCTTATATCTTGGAAGAAAGACAACTAAATGTAACCCAGTTGGATGTGTTTTCTCGTTTGATGATGGATCGAATTATTTTCCTGGGCACGCAAATTGATGATTATGCAGCTAATACGCTTCAAGCCCAGTTGCTTTATCTTGATTCTGCAGATCCGGGAAAAGATATTTCTATCTATATTAATTCTCCTGGTGGTTCAGTATATGCCGGACTTGGGATTTACGATACTATGCAGTTTGTATCCAGTGATATAGCTACAATTTGTACAGGTATGGCGGCCTCAATGGCAGCAGTCCTGCTGGTGGCTGGCACTGATAAAAAACGTTCAGCACTCACACACTCACGTGTGATGATTCATCAACCAATGGGAGGAGCTCAGGGACAGGCTTCGGATATTGAAATCACTGCCCGCGAAATTCAGAAAATGAAAAAGGAGCTCTACACAATTATTGCAGATCATTCCAAAACAGATTTTGATAAAGTATGGCAGGATTCTGACCGTGATTACTGGATGACCGCGCAGGAGGCAAAAGAGTATGGCATGATTGATGAGGTACTGTCACGAAAACCTGCGGCTTTATAA
- the tig gene encoding trigger factor, producing the protein MNVSLQNIDKVSALLTVKLEKADYQEKVDKSLKTFRQKANVPGFRPGMVPMGLVKKMYGKAVKAEEINKILSETVYGYIKENNVNILGEPLPNEDKQTEIDFETMDEFDFLFDIALAPEFKAEVSDKDAVDFYTIDVTEEMVDQQVKAYTQRAGKYEKVDEYQDKDMLKGLIAELDAEGNTKEGGLQVEGAVLMPAYMKNDDQKAIFSSSKVNDVLVFNPNTAFDGHEAEIASLLKIEKEAVANYTGNFSFQVEEITRFVEGELTQEIFDQVYGEGVVKTVEEFRAKVKESIAEQFVADSDYKFLIDVRTLLMNKIGKLEFPDTLLKRIMMLNHQDKGAEFVEENYDKSIEELTWHLVKEQLVKDNEIKIEQEDIVNMAKEATKAQFAQYGMLNVPEDILNNYAQEMLKKKESAEGLVNRAVEAKLATALKAKVTLNNKTVSMEEFNKMFQ; encoded by the coding sequence ATGAACGTTTCATTGCAAAACATTGACAAAGTAAGTGCATTGCTTACTGTAAAGCTTGAAAAGGCTGATTACCAGGAAAAAGTTGATAAATCACTGAAGACTTTCCGTCAGAAGGCAAATGTTCCGGGTTTCCGTCCGGGTATGGTTCCTATGGGACTTGTGAAGAAAATGTATGGGAAGGCTGTTAAGGCGGAAGAAATTAATAAAATTCTTTCTGAAACTGTATACGGTTATATTAAAGAGAATAATGTAAACATTCTGGGTGAACCACTTCCAAATGAGGATAAACAAACGGAAATTGATTTCGAAACAATGGATGAATTTGATTTCTTGTTCGATATAGCTTTGGCTCCGGAATTCAAAGCAGAGGTATCTGATAAAGATGCTGTTGATTTCTATACTATTGATGTAACTGAAGAAATGGTTGATCAACAGGTAAAAGCTTATACTCAACGTGCCGGCAAATATGAAAAGGTTGACGAATATCAGGATAAAGATATGCTGAAAGGGTTGATCGCTGAACTTGATGCTGAAGGAAACACTAAAGAAGGTGGACTTCAGGTTGAAGGAGCAGTATTGATGCCTGCATATATGAAGAACGATGATCAGAAAGCCATTTTCAGCTCATCTAAAGTGAATGATGTATTGGTGTTCAATCCAAATACAGCGTTCGACGGACATGAAGCAGAAATTGCTTCTCTTCTGAAAATTGAAAAAGAGGCTGTTGCTAACTATACAGGTAATTTCAGCTTCCAGGTTGAAGAAATTACACGTTTCGTAGAAGGGGAATTAACTCAGGAAATCTTTGACCAGGTTTACGGTGAAGGTGTTGTTAAAACAGTTGAAGAGTTCCGTGCAAAAGTTAAAGAATCTATAGCAGAACAATTTGTTGCAGATAGCGACTATAAGTTCTTGATAGATGTGCGCACGTTGTTGATGAACAAGATTGGCAAACTGGAATTCCCGGATACGTTACTGAAACGAATCATGATGCTTAACCATCAGGATAAAGGTGCCGAATTTGTTGAAGAAAACTACGATAAGAGCATTGAAGAGTTGACATGGCATCTTGTAAAAGAACAACTGGTGAAAGATAATGAGATTAAGATTGAGCAGGAGGATATCGTTAATATGGCGAAAGAAGCAACAAAAGCTCAGTTTGCTCAATACGGAATGCTTAATGTTCCAGAAGATATTTTGAACAACTACGCTCAGGAAATGTTAAAGAAGAAAGAAAGTGCTGAAGGTCTGGTTAACCGTGCCGTTGAAGCAAAACTTGCTACTGCATTGAAAGCGAAAGTTACATTGAACAATAAAACCGTTTCAATGGAAGAGTTCAATAAGATGTTCCAATAG
- a CDS encoding RNA recognition motif domain-containing protein: MNIYVGNLNYRVREADLQQIMEDYGTVTSVKVIMDRETGKSKGFGFIEMPNDEEALKAITELNGAEFEGRTLVLKEAKPKV; the protein is encoded by the coding sequence ATGAATATTTACGTTGGAAACCTTAATTATCGTGTTAGGGAAGCAGATTTACAACAAATTATGGAAGACTATGGTACAGTAACATCTGTTAAAGTTATCATGGATCGTGAAACTGGAAAATCTAAAGGTTTTGGGTTTATTGAAATGCCAAATGATGAAGAAGCTTTAAAAGCAATTACAGAATTAAACGGAGCTGAATTTGAGGGACGAACATTAGTTCTGAAAGAGGCAAAGCCCAAAGTTTAA
- a CDS encoding CPBP family intramembrane glutamic endopeptidase, which translates to MKKGLFEKIGGFAQLSLLALLFLFCAILCITILKLLPQFFSGMAETDILRITLLIQDLFLFILTPLIAQFLLWEESTSMTLQLRIPHFSILLWGVIAIISIIPLIDQLNSWNQSIHLPEFMSSIEKWMIDSEKAAEDTTKQLLNVNNWSDFLKNILIIAVMAGVGEELLFRGVLQKIFINWTQSIHWGILLAAIIFSTIHFQFFGFFPRVVLGMILGYLYIWSRSIWVPVISHAMNNALTVIFTPNTFNKGNHLIETISKTQNNIWYTLGGSILFAFSMWKIWTYYRRETELSIES; encoded by the coding sequence ATGAAAAAAGGTCTATTTGAGAAAATCGGAGGATTCGCACAACTTTCTCTATTAGCGCTATTATTTTTGTTTTGTGCCATTCTGTGCATAACAATACTTAAACTTCTACCACAGTTCTTCTCAGGGATGGCAGAAACAGATATCTTGCGCATTACATTACTGATTCAGGATCTGTTTCTGTTTATTCTCACACCTCTGATTGCACAGTTCCTACTTTGGGAAGAATCTACATCCATGACTCTTCAGCTTCGCATTCCCCATTTTTCCATACTATTATGGGGAGTTATTGCCATTATTTCTATTATCCCGCTCATTGATCAGCTTAACAGTTGGAATCAGAGCATTCATCTGCCTGAATTTATGAGCTCAATCGAAAAATGGATGATTGATTCTGAGAAAGCAGCAGAAGATACCACCAAACAGTTATTGAATGTAAACAATTGGAGTGATTTTTTGAAAAACATCCTTATTATTGCGGTTATGGCAGGTGTAGGAGAAGAATTATTATTCAGAGGAGTACTTCAAAAAATTTTTATTAACTGGACACAAAGTATCCATTGGGGGATACTACTTGCTGCGATAATTTTCAGTACCATTCACTTTCAGTTTTTCGGTTTCTTTCCCCGAGTGGTACTGGGCATGATACTAGGTTACTTATACATCTGGAGTAGAAGCATTTGGGTGCCAGTTATTTCACATGCAATGAACAATGCTCTGACCGTCATCTTTACTCCAAACACATTCAACAAAGGAAACCATCTAATTGAAACAATATCCAAAACCCAGAACAATATTTGGTATACATTAGGAGGATCTATTCTTTTTGCATTTAGCATGTGGAAGATCTGGACATATTATCGCAGAGAAACTGAATTAAGTATAGAAAGCTAA
- the lptB gene encoding LPS export ABC transporter ATP-binding protein: protein MEETKMVLRTENLVKKYGKRTVVSHVSIDVKQGEIVGLLGPNGAGKTTSFYMTVGLITPNEGQIFLDDLEITKYPVYKRAQNGIGYLAQEASVFRKMTVEDNIMAVLEMTNTSKEYKKEKLESLIAEFRLQKVRKNLGDQLSGGERRRTEIARCLAINPKFIMLDEPFAGVDPIAVEDIQHIVWKLKDKNIGILITDHNVQETLSITDRAYLLFEGKILFQGTPEELAENKIVREKYLSNSFVLRRKDFEAKD from the coding sequence ATTGAAGAGACCAAGATGGTGCTTCGAACAGAGAATCTGGTAAAGAAATACGGAAAGCGAACGGTGGTAAGTCATGTTTCAATTGATGTGAAGCAAGGAGAGATTGTGGGACTATTGGGACCGAATGGAGCCGGAAAGACAACCTCGTTCTATATGACAGTAGGGCTTATTACACCCAACGAGGGACAAATCTTTCTTGATGATCTCGAAATAACTAAATATCCTGTGTATAAACGTGCTCAGAACGGCATTGGTTATCTGGCTCAGGAGGCGTCCGTTTTCAGAAAGATGACGGTTGAAGATAATATTATGGCTGTATTAGAGATGACTAATACTTCCAAAGAATATAAAAAAGAGAAACTTGAAAGCTTGATTGCAGAGTTTCGTTTGCAGAAAGTGCGAAAAAACCTTGGCGACCAACTGTCCGGAGGTGAACGTCGCCGTACCGAAATAGCACGATGTTTGGCTATCAACCCAAAATTTATCATGCTTGATGAACCGTTTGCTGGAGTAGACCCGATTGCTGTCGAAGATATTCAGCACATTGTATGGAAGCTGAAAGATAAAAATATTGGTATCCTGATTACAGATCATAATGTACAGGAAACATTAAGTATTACAGATAGAGCTTATCTCTTGTTTGAAGGAAAGATCCTCTTTCAGGGAACTCCTGAGGAACTGGCAGAAAATAAGATTGTGAGAGAGAAATATCTTAGTAACAGTTTTGTTCTTCGGCGTAAGGACTTTGAAGCAAAAGACTGA
- a CDS encoding MlaE family ABC transporter permease: MFKALKTFGRYLMLMGRTFSRPERMRMYMKQFVTEIEQLGADSVGIVLLISFFIGAVITIQIKLNIESPWMPRWTVGYVTREIMLLEFSSSIMCLILAGKVGSNIASELGTMRVTQQIDALEIMGVNSASYLILPKISALVIFIPILVTFSIFAGIIGAYSTCWFAGIMTATNLEYGLQYSFVEWYVWCGIIKSLFFAFIISSVSAFFGYTVEGGSIEVGKASTNSVVTSSALILFADIILTQLLKK, translated from the coding sequence ATGTTCAAAGCTTTAAAGACTTTTGGGAGATATCTCATGCTAATGGGCCGTACCTTCTCTCGCCCTGAAAGAATGAGAATGTACATGAAACAATTCGTTACTGAAATAGAGCAACTGGGAGCTGATTCTGTAGGCATCGTATTGCTGATTTCTTTCTTCATTGGTGCAGTAATCACCATACAAATCAAATTGAACATTGAAAGCCCCTGGATGCCCCGCTGGACAGTTGGTTATGTAACCCGCGAAATCATGCTGCTAGAATTCTCCTCTTCCATCATGTGTCTTATTCTGGCAGGGAAAGTAGGGTCAAACATTGCCTCGGAGTTGGGAACAATGCGTGTGACCCAGCAGATTGATGCATTGGAAATAATGGGAGTGAATTCTGCTAGCTACCTAATTCTTCCCAAGATATCAGCACTCGTTATATTTATTCCGATATTGGTAACCTTCAGCATTTTTGCAGGAATTATTGGTGCATATTCCACCTGTTGGTTTGCCGGGATAATGACAGCTACCAACCTTGAGTATGGTTTGCAATATTCATTCGTAGAATGGTACGTGTGGTGCGGCATCATCAAATCTCTATTTTTCGCATTCATTATCTCATCAGTCTCTGCATTCTTTGGATATACCGTTGAGGGCGGTTCCATTGAAGTAGGTAAGGCCAGTACAAACTCGGTGGTTACAAGTAGTGCTTTAATCTTATTTGCAGACATTATTCTCACTCAACTTTTAAAAAAATGA
- a CDS encoding ABC transporter ATP-binding protein translates to MIEVKSLYKSFDGRAVLKDINATFENGKTNLIIGQSGSGKTVLMKCIVGLLTPEKGELLYDNRNFLSMGKKEKKLLRSEMGMIFQSAALFDSMSVLDNVMFPLNMFSEKSLKERTNRAMFCLERVNLLDAKAAFPGEISGGMQKRVAIARAIALNPQYLFCDEPNSGLDPKTSLLIDELIQDITKEYNMTTIINTHDMNSVMGIGEKIIFIYQGAKEWEGTKDDVFTSTNKRLNDFIFASDFFRKVKEVEVQNIIEG, encoded by the coding sequence ATGATAGAAGTAAAATCATTATATAAGTCATTTGACGGCAGAGCAGTATTGAAAGATATAAATGCGACATTTGAAAACGGAAAAACTAACCTGATTATAGGACAAAGTGGTTCTGGAAAAACTGTGTTGATGAAATGCATTGTGGGATTACTTACCCCTGAAAAAGGCGAATTGCTTTACGACAACCGCAACTTCCTGTCGATGGGTAAGAAGGAAAAAAAGCTACTGAGAAGCGAGATGGGAATGATTTTTCAGAGTGCAGCGCTCTTTGACTCAATGTCGGTTCTTGACAATGTGATGTTTCCGCTAAATATGTTCTCCGAAAAATCACTTAAAGAAAGAACAAACCGTGCAATGTTCTGTCTAGAACGTGTGAATCTACTGGATGCAAAAGCAGCATTCCCGGGAGAGATCAGTGGAGGTATGCAGAAACGTGTTGCTATTGCTAGGGCTATTGCCCTTAATCCACAGTACTTATTCTGTGATGAACCAAATTCCGGACTGGACCCGAAAACTTCACTGCTGATTGATGAGCTGATTCAGGATATTACCAAGGAATACAACATGACCACTATTATCAACACTCACGATATGAACTCGGTGATGGGAATCGGGGAGAAGATTATCTTTATTTATCAAGGAGCTAAAGAGTGGGAAGGTACTAAAGATGATGTTTTCACTTCTACCAACAAGCGACTGAACGACTTTATCTTTGCATCCGATTTTTTCCGAAAGGTAAAAGAAGTAGAGGTTCAAAATATTATTGAAGGATAA
- the der gene encoding ribosome biogenesis GTPase Der produces the protein MGNLVAIVGRPNVGKSTLFNRLTKTRQAIVNDEAGTTRDRQYGKSEWLGREFSVVDTGGWVVNSDDIFEEEIRKQVLLAVDEADVILFVVDVMNGVTDLDMQVASILRRTKSPVILVANKTDNNELQYNAPEFYSLGLGDPQCISSLSGSGTGDLMDLIVSRFKKETPEILDEDIPRFAVVGRPNAGKSSIINAFIGEERNIVTEIAGTTRDSIYTRYEKFGFDFYLVDTAGIRKKNKVNEDLEYYSVIRSIRAIEGSDICILMLDATRGVESQDLNIFSLIQKNAKGLVVVVNKWDLVENKTDKVMKEFENAIRSRFAPFVDFPIIFASALTKQRIFKVLEAAKQVFENRSTKISTARLNEEMLPLIEAYPPPSTKGKYIKIKYVTQLPNTQVPSFVFFANLPQYIKDPYKRFLENKLREKWNLEGTPINIFIRQK, from the coding sequence ATGGGAAATTTAGTGGCAATAGTAGGTCGTCCTAATGTTGGAAAATCTACGCTTTTTAATCGCTTGACAAAAACTCGTCAGGCTATTGTTAATGACGAAGCCGGGACGACACGTGACCGTCAATACGGTAAATCAGAATGGCTGGGGCGTGAATTCTCTGTAGTTGATACAGGAGGATGGGTTGTTAACTCAGATGATATTTTTGAAGAGGAAATACGTAAGCAGGTTTTGCTGGCTGTGGACGAAGCAGATGTTATTCTTTTTGTGGTTGATGTTATGAATGGAGTGACTGACCTTGATATGCAGGTTGCTTCAATTTTACGTCGTACCAAGTCTCCTGTAATACTCGTGGCAAACAAAACGGACAACAATGAGCTTCAATATAATGCTCCTGAGTTTTATAGCCTTGGTCTGGGAGACCCTCAATGTATCTCCTCGCTCTCAGGAAGCGGTACTGGCGATTTGATGGACTTGATAGTCTCTAGATTCAAAAAAGAGACTCCGGAAATTCTTGATGAAGATATTCCTCGTTTTGCAGTAGTTGGGCGTCCTAATGCAGGAAAATCTTCTATCATCAATGCATTTATTGGTGAAGAAAGAAATATCGTAACCGAAATAGCTGGTACGACACGAGACTCCATCTATACTCGTTATGAAAAATTCGGGTTTGATTTCTATCTGGTGGATACTGCTGGCATCCGAAAGAAAAACAAGGTAAATGAAGATTTAGAATATTATTCGGTGATTCGTTCCATCCGGGCAATCGAAGGATCTGATATATGTATTTTAATGCTGGATGCTACCCGAGGTGTTGAGAGCCAAGACTTGAATATATTCTCTTTGATTCAAAAAAATGCCAAGGGGCTGGTTGTGGTTGTTAATAAGTGGGATTTGGTAGAGAATAAGACCGATAAGGTAATGAAAGAATTTGAAAATGCTATTCGTAGTCGGTTCGCTCCCTTTGTTGACTTCCCAATTATTTTTGCATCAGCACTAACTAAACAGCGTATATTTAAGGTGCTGGAAGCTGCCAAGCAAGTGTTTGAGAATAGATCAACAAAGATTTCAACAGCTCGATTGAATGAAGAAATGCTTCCGCTGATCGAGGCCTATCCCCCTCCATCAACCAAAGGAAAATATATCAAGATTAAATATGTGACTCAGTTACCTAATACGCAAGTGCCATCTTTTGTATTCTTTGCAAATCTACCGCAATATATAAAAGATCCGTATAAGCGTTTTCTGGAAAATAAATTACGCGAAAAATGGAATCTGGAAGGAACTCCTATTAACATATTTATAAGACAGAAATAG
- the era gene encoding GTPase Era, whose protein sequence is MHKAGFVNIVGNPNVGKSTLMNVLVGERISIATFKAQTTRHRIMGILNTDEMQIVFSDTPGVLKPNYKLQESMLNFSTSALSDADILLYVTDVIETRDKHNEFIEKVRQQTFPVLVLINKIDLIDQQKLEALVEEWKEQIPQAEIIPISAITKFNVDYVMRRIKELLPDSPPYFDKDQWTDKPARFFVTEIIREKILLYYDKEIPYAVEVVVEQFKEEPKLIRINAVIYVERNSQKGIIIGKQGKALKKVATEARRSLEKFFGKSVFLETFVKVDKDWRSSDKELKNFGYHLD, encoded by the coding sequence ATGCACAAAGCTGGATTTGTAAATATTGTAGGTAACCCTAATGTAGGAAAGTCTACGTTGATGAATGTATTGGTTGGTGAACGGATATCGATTGCGACATTTAAAGCTCAGACTACTCGTCATCGTATTATGGGTATTCTGAATACTGATGAAATGCAGATTGTATTTTCTGATACGCCGGGAGTTTTGAAACCTAACTATAAGTTGCAGGAATCAATGCTGAACTTCTCAACATCAGCATTATCGGATGCAGATATATTGCTTTATGTAACAGACGTGATTGAAACGCGGGACAAACATAATGAGTTTATTGAAAAAGTTCGTCAACAGACATTCCCTGTTTTAGTACTTATAAATAAAATAGATTTGATTGACCAGCAAAAGCTGGAAGCATTGGTTGAAGAATGGAAGGAACAGATTCCTCAGGCTGAGATTATCCCTATTTCTGCAATTACAAAATTTAATGTTGATTATGTTATGCGCAGAATTAAGGAATTGTTGCCTGATTCTCCTCCCTATTTTGATAAAGATCAATGGACTGATAAACCTGCACGCTTCTTTGTTACGGAAATTATTCGTGAGAAGATATTGCTTTATTATGATAAAGAGATACCTTATGCAGTGGAAGTTGTGGTTGAACAGTTTAAAGAAGAACCAAAGTTGATTCGTATCAACGCCGTAATTTATGTCGAACGTAATTCCCAAAAAGGCATCATTATCGGCAAACAAGGTAAGGCCTTGAAGAAAGTGGCGACAGAAGCTCGTCGCTCATTAGAGAAGTTTTTTGGGAAATCAGTATTCTTGGAAACCTTTGTAAAAGTAGACAAGGATTGGAGAAGTTCAGATAAAGAACTTAAGAACTTTGGCTACCATTTAGATTAG
- a CDS encoding beta-ketoacyl-ACP synthase III, with protein sequence MEKINAVITGVGGYVPDYILTNDEISKMVDTNDEWIMTRIGVKERRILNEEGLGTSYMARKAAKQLMQKTGSNPDDIDLVIVATTTPDYQFPSTAAILCDKLGLKNAFAFDLKGACSGFLYAMETAASFIRSGRYKKIIIVGADKMSSITNYTDRATCPIFGDGAAACMIEPTTEDYGIMDSCLRTDGKGLPFLHLKAGGSVCPTSYFTVDNKMHYLYQEGRIVFKYAVSNMSEVTASVAERNNLNKDNIDWIIPHQANMRIIDAVANRLEVPIEKVLVNIQRYGNTSAGTLPLCLWDFEKKLKKGDNMLFTAFGAGFTWGAVYVKWGYDGADK encoded by the coding sequence ATGGAAAAAATTAATGCAGTAATCACAGGCGTTGGTGGATATGTACCCGATTATATCTTGACTAATGATGAGATATCTAAAATGGTAGATACCAATGACGAATGGATTATGACAAGAATAGGGGTCAAAGAACGTCGCATTCTGAATGAAGAAGGGTTAGGTACTTCTTACATGGCTCGAAAAGCAGCAAAGCAGTTAATGCAGAAAACTGGCTCAAATCCTGATGATATTGATTTAGTTATTGTTGCTACTACAACTCCTGATTATCAATTTCCATCAACCGCTGCTATTCTTTGCGATAAACTTGGCCTGAAAAATGCGTTTGCATTTGATTTAAAAGGTGCATGTAGTGGGTTTCTTTATGCAATGGAAACTGCAGCATCTTTTATCCGATCAGGAAGATATAAGAAAATCATTATTGTTGGAGCGGATAAGATGTCCTCAATTACTAATTATACAGATAGAGCCACTTGTCCTATCTTTGGTGATGGTGCTGCTGCATGTATGATTGAACCTACTACAGAGGACTATGGTATTATGGATTCCTGTTTACGTACTGATGGTAAGGGACTTCCCTTCCTGCACTTAAAGGCAGGTGGATCTGTTTGTCCTACATCCTATTTTACAGTAGATAATAAAATGCATTATCTTTACCAAGAAGGTAGGATTGTGTTTAAATATGCTGTATCAAATATGTCTGAGGTAACAGCTTCTGTTGCTGAAAGAAACAATCTGAATAAAGATAATATCGATTGGATTATACCTCATCAGGCAAACATGCGTATCATTGATGCTGTAGCTAACCGTCTGGAGGTTCCAATAGAAAAAGTGTTGGTTAACATTCAGCGCTATGGGAATACCAGTGCTGGAACATTGCCTCTCTGTCTTTGGGACTTTGAGAAAAAGCTGAAGAAAGGCGACAACATGCTCTTTACTGCTTTTGGCGCAGGTTTCACATGGGGAGCAGTATATGTGAAATGGGGGTATGATGGAGCAGATAAATAA
- the rpmF gene encoding 50S ribosomal protein L32: MAHPKRKQSKTRTAKRRTHDKAVAPTLAICPNCGEWHVYHTVCGACGYYRGKLAIEKEAAI, from the coding sequence ATGGCACATCCTAAAAGAAAGCAATCAAAAACAAGAACAGCAAAAAGAAGAACTCATGATAAGGCTGTAGCTCCAACATTGGCAATTTGTCCAAATTGCGGTGAATGGCATGTTTACCACACAGTATGTGGCGCTTGCGGTTATTACAGAGGTAAGCTTGCAATTGAAAAAGAAGCAGCTATCTAA